One Cricetulus griseus strain 17A/GY chromosome 5, alternate assembly CriGri-PICRH-1.0, whole genome shotgun sequence genomic window carries:
- the Fam163a gene encoding protein FAM163A, which produces MTAGTVVITGGILATVILLCIIAVLCYCRLQYYCCKKNTDDEDAEEEEEEEEHNLSIHLRAPTCNACSSQVLDGRGSLAPLNSEPCSQPCGVASHCTTCSPYSTPFYIRTTDMVPNGGGGERLSFAPTHYKEGGTPSLKLAAPQSYPVTWPSSGHEAFTNPRAISTDV; this is translated from the exons ATGACAGCGGGAACAGTTGTGATCACTGGCGGAATCCTAGCTACAGTGATCCTCCTCTGTATCATTGCTGTCCTGTGCTACTGTAGACTCCAG taTTACTGCTGCAAGAAGAACACAGATGACGAGgatgctgaggaggaggaggaagaggaggagcacaACCTTTCCATCCATCTCCGAGCCCCCACCTGCAATGCCTGCAGTTCCCAAGTCCTGGacggcagaggcagcctggcacCTCTCAACAGTGAGCCCTGCAGCCAGCCGTGTGGGGTGGCCAGCCACTGTACCACTTGCTCCCCATACAGCACCCCCTTTTACATACGGACAACTGACATGGTGCCGAATGGGGGTGGAGGCGAGAGGCTCTCTTTTGCTCCTACACATTACAAAGAGGGGGGAACCCCATCCCTCAAATTGGCAGCACCCCAGAGTTACCCGGTGACCTGGCCAAGTTCTGGGCATGAGGCCTTCACTAATCCAAGGGCTATTAGTACAGATGTATAA